The sequence gcacttctcatACAAAGACTAGCTGAGAGTAGgacttgttcagcctggagaagagaaggctccaggggaaACTTTTAGTGGCCTTCctgtatctgaagggggcctacaggaaatctctagagggactttttacaagggaagtagtgacaggacaaggggtaacggatTAAaacaggaggaggggagatttaggttagacactaggGAGAAATTCTTTTGTGTGGGGTTGGTGAGACACTCGGACAGGATGCCCAAGGAAGtacaagttggatggggctctgagcaacctgatatagtagaaggtgtccctgctcatgccaCGGGGGTTGGAGCTAGGCAATGTTTAAGGTTCATTCCTGCTCAAACagctctatgattctatgaaaagttCTCACGgcatgcaaataaataaataaaaattgtaagtTAAGCGTTTCATAGACTATACTAATGTTATTTGATCATTAATTCTTGTTTTGAATTACTAAATCTCAAATTTGATATTTCACATGTTTTAAGTACAAAAATAGGCAGAGGTTACTGTATGAAATGTTGCAAATGTGGCTTAATAAACCATTGAATGTAGTAAGGTTATTTGCAGATACTTTGTTGGCCTAAATGTTAGGAGTGCTATCGGTGCAGGTCTAATGATTGCTATAGATCCCCTTATTAAAAACTAAGAACAGTATCACAGATGTTTTGGTTAACCTGGGAATTTAGACTTTGCTTTTTGACTCTATGAAAATATGTTACTTTGTATGAAATATCCTAGGGACAATTTACTTTTACATTTATGACTTACATTGGTTTTGCATTTCCAATTACCATCAGTGAGAGtgtcctttccttccttttagaAAAGACGACGACGGATTGACCGAAGCATGATTGGGGAGCCAACAAACTTTGTTCACACAGCTCATGTTGGATCAGGAGACCTGTTCAGTGGAATGAATTCGGTAAGTGTGAGCAGATGAAGAGCGTTTCATCTTAGTTACAGGAACACTATGAATGCATTTTGTGGCTGAAGCAATGTGTCTTTCAACTATAAGAAAGAACATCTAGAAAACTGAGATACAACCTGCTAGCGTCTTAATTCTAAGCCCTGAACACTTGCATCCAAGACTGtggaatataatttttaaaattcctgtaTTCATTGACAACACATAGTAGATGCTGTATAAATTATATAGGCTATGTGTAGAATTTTCGTGGTTTAGGCCCAGCCAGTAACTACCAGGCATCCTCTCACTCACCTCTCCCCACACtgggggacaggcaggaggaaaTCTAACTAAAAGCTTGTTGATCAgtacaagggcagggaggattcactcaccaattatagtcatggacaaaacagactcaacttagggaaaaaatctatttaatttatcacaaataaaatcagagcaggacaaagagaaaacaaaacaagatctTTAAAACCTTCTTCCcactcctcctttcttcccaggcccaaattacttcactccttgtttctctgcttcctctccccagcagtgcagggcaaCAGGTAGTGGGGTTTACGGTCAGTTTGTAACacattgttttctgctgctctgaaggCTTTTATGTACCAAAATAAAGGTATATTTTTACTAGAGTATTGaagagaaaactttaaaatgtcatctttAAATTGGCTTAAATTAAATTGGCTTAAAGCATTACCTTAAATGCTTTAAGCTATTTTAAATGTAGTTCATAAAAAACTCTTAACTTACCTTGATTTATGAtgcttacaaatatttttatgtgtcCTTGTTGAGCTTTTTCTATACTTTGTAGCCCTAtgtctcacagtaaagaagtttatTCTAATacttacatggaacctcctgtgttccagtttgcacccattgccccttgtcctatcactagacatcactgaaaaaagcctggctccatcctccagacactcgcccttaacatattggtaaacattaatgaggtcacccctcggtctcctcttctccaagctgaagagacccagttccctcagcctttcctcatcagggagatgttccactcccttaatcacttttgtggttctgtgctggactctttcaagcagttccctgtccttcttgaactgtggggcccagaactggacacaatacgCCAGATGCAgtctcaccaaggcagaatagagggggaggagaagctcCCTCGACCTACAAGGGACCTAgataatgatgaaaaatactCATTGACCTTAATAATACTctttatagaaaaataaatattttgagaataaaattatgaaaaatacatcttgacaaaagagaagaaagagttCTGTCAGAGGCATCAGAATAGAAAGCAGAGCTGTAAAGGAAAGAGGCGGCTATAATGTAGGCAAGTGAAGTCATTTGCAGTTTCAACTAGGTTACAGCACATTGTGATCCAGCATAAACTTTTGTACTACAGTATGAATTGGGGGAGGGCAAAGCTGGAAAATCTTACATGACCAACAATATACTGCATTTTCCCAGAAACAACCTAGTGAATTAGAAGTGATTTGTACTAAAATACCTGTAAGCAAATTAAATGGACAAACACAGCTTCAACTTGGTAGCATTCAGTTAAAACTAATTACCTGTTTAACGCAATATAttactttaatatttaaagccattataaattgaaataataaagTGATACTAAAATGagtaggtttggttttgttgtgttttgtttgtttgttcggGTTTTTGtagggttttctgtttgtttgttttagcatggcttttttctttttaagtgctTGTTGTTCCTTCTGTGAGAACCTTCCTCATTCTCACAGCTGAGCTGCCTAATACAAGTTTTCTTGTGATGCCTGAAGCTTTGTTCTTTCACCTCAGACTATACCCCTGCTTGCCCTCTCCTTTGCCTTGCATCATATCCATTTCATCTCCAGAGAGCAGGTAATAATTATTATCTCTCTACACAGTTTGAATTCTCATAACTGGTTGTCTCTTTCTCTCACTTTTCTTAATTTGGGTAATGTGCTGCATCAGTGGCCAGAGTGATATTTTTTCTGGTCCCAGACAGAAAGAATCTGTATGccaaaaataatcctttttcttGTCTCTCTCTTCAGAAGCACAAATCTGCTTTTTCGCACtgcttattttcctgtttcttctgagGTGACGTAGTGTGGTAATACTCCATCCAGCTTCCTTGTTCATTCTTCACAGCATAAATTCTGAGATCAAGGCTTTAATTTACATGGGTTTTCTGCTGCTTAATCTCCTTTACAATGTGGACATTATACTCCTTTGTGAACTTTCttattccttctctcttctgaaCATCTTAGGATGACATCCTGCAATTTCATTAGCTTTTCCCGAATGTATGTGGTTCATCATCCACTATCTGCTCTGTGCCTTTTTTcatcagcatttttcttcattacatGACCTTATGATTCTGAGTTACAATAGTTTTCTGACTACTGAAatatctcactttttttttgtttgccttctCTGTAGAGCACCTTGTTTCTTTGTCAAAGGTATATTTAAACAGCAAGACCCCTCTATCCactgtttctttctcattcttttcactttcttatTTTACCTTCATATTTCCTGGTGAGAACTCtcactttcttctgcttcctaaTCCTCTGTTTAGTCCttgatttcttattttctgtccttaggttcttgttattttccttctcaaggACCCTCTGCTATTTCGTAATTCTAAAAGGAaaggtgaaaaggaaaataatgagaaaaataagcagTACAACAGATTGTATGATCTGTAATTGGTGCAAtcctctttcccttccaaaATCTTAATCTATTTAAATTAGGCATGAGAGAGAAGAACCTTGCTGTTATGTATCATTAAAGGAAGGCAATAGTAtctttgggaaagaaaaaataattacattttgtgATGTTCGTTCTTGTAGCTCAAACTCCCTCAAAAGGaagatgcttcagaaaaaatactACCTTACAAGCCTGCAATAGTTAGACCTGCTTTTtgctcagatttttaaaaatttcatctTCTGTATGTTTTCTTATACAAAATGAAACCTTGCCAGGGAACGGGATCCTGAATCCATCCCACTGACACCACTTTGAGGCCAGTGCATGCACATGTGACTGAGAGCAGCCAGAGGCCATGGGGGGACAGCTTAGCACTATGAAGAAAtagtgctgggtttttttaatcttttcaagaaaaatctcCTTGATAGCCCAAGGTTGTATCCCAGGGCAGCGGGACAGACCAATCCAGTGCCAGCTGAAATATACTAAATAATTATTGGACAAATAGACAATATGCATTGCATACTATTTACCAGTTCTCTCTCAGTTCTGGGGAAGATTGGGATTATAGTCCAGTTAAAATAGCATagagaaaaaattctgaaatgcaTTAAATGGAGCCAAGTTATAGCCCAAGCTCTACATAACCCAAGAGAATTGTACTAAAAATCTGAACCTGGATTTAAGTGGTGATATCAGTGGAAGACACCTCTTTGTTACTATATAGATAATTACTGTATCTCGGCTTGGATCTCCCAGACTACTCAGAATTCTGTCCTTCTACGGCTTCTGAAATGTTTGACTTGGCTCTGGGCCTGAAGAAGGATGACAGGCCAGCAGAACACCTAAAATCCAGGATAATGTAATTCCAGTCAGTACAACAACTCTGATGGGGGCCCAACTTAAATGCCTCTGTGCAAATGCATGTGGCGTGGTGGACAAATGAGAAGTTACAGATGTGCACGCCTGCAGGAGCATGATGTTACtggcatcactgagacatggtgTGTTGACTCCTATGACAGGAGCGTGGGCATGGATGGGTAAAAGCTCTTTAgaaaggacaggcaggggagaagaggaggaggtgttGCCCTCTGCATcagtgaccagctggagtccatgTAGCTCCACCTGTAGGCGGATGAGGAGCTGACTGAGTGTGTCAGGCCTTCTGTAGGCAGACAGGAGCAGCTTCATATTCACAGGCCTGGTTCTCATGAGGAATTTCAACCACCCCGACATCTGCTGGAAGGACAACACAGCAAGTCACTggcaatccaggaggttcctggagtgtaTTGATGACGTTTTCCTTCTTTACGTGGGTGAGGAACCAATGagaaaaggtgctatgctggaccttgttttCACCAACAAGGATGCGCAAGTGGAAAATGTGAAgcttaagggcagccttggctgcagtgaccatgaaatggtggaattcaggatccttaggaCAACCAGGATGGTATGAAGCAAGCTCACTAGCTTGGgccttcaggagagcagacttcggcctcttcagggatctgcttcgTAGAGTGCCAtgggataaagccctggaggggagCGATATCCAAAAAAATGTGGTCAATATGCAAGGATCACTTCCAAGCTCAGGAGCAATGTGTCctaacaaagaggaaggcagacaggaATGCCAGcaggcctgcatggatgaacaaggaacTCCTGAACACATTCAGGTGTAAAAAGGAAGTCTTCAGAGGGTGAAGCaaggacaggtatcctgggaggaaTACAGAGAAGTGACCCAAGCATCCtgggatcaggttaggaaaacTAAAGGCCTGGTAGAATTCCATCTGGCCAGGGACATGAAAGGGAACAATGAaggcttctacaggtacatcagtgataaaagaaagactagggaaaatgtgagCCCTCTCCAGGAGACCAGGgtatggagaaggctgaggtacttaattacttttttgcctcaCTCTTCACTGTCAGGGGCTCTGGCCACACCACCCAAgttgcagagagaaaaggagatcTGCCcatgtcaacgtttgactcacttggacaacaatgctctcgatcccctccccctcctattcaggtagggaaggagagagagaaaaaaaagagagacttgtctagattgaaaactgaaccgtgcaactttatttagaatattaatacgtgatattagagtgtatatatatatatatagtgattatacgaaagtgtggcagaagcctctcgcctccccccacccccagcaactcccacagcacttccctcagatgagacaattccgaggaatcccgaagctgctcctggagaaaggcagagagttacgagggtcaggagggcttgaggtcaagggttcgacgatgatgggcagatggtgttttcccagacgccggccacgaacagaagaaagaggaaaagagagaaaaaggaaggcagatagacaggcaaggtgaagcggcgagagagcgaagcaggaaggaaggaagttttcttctgtcatctccgaccttcccccgagcctacgtagatatatggaatggaatatctctggccagttttgctgttcgtctaacccagcctcccacggggggtccacagatccccccgtagtgtctgagccggcagagcaaaggcacggccttgagagcccagcaattacaaaaacattccagtgtcttatcaacctagcagaacacgcagttgctagttgaagaaagctcactgaaataaaaaaaaatcagcaaaagaaaaactggcttcatcctggctcaaaccaggacagcccACTGTAGGAGAGCAAGTCTGAGatcatctaaagaacctgaaagtgcacaagtcaATGGGATCCAGTGATATCCATCCACACCTCCTGAGAGAACTGGTGGATGAAggtgcaaagctgctttccatcatatttgaaaagctgTGGCAGTCTGCTGAAGTTGCCACTGACTGGGGATGGGGAAACATAACCTCcgttttcaaaaagggaaaaaaggaagacccagggaactaccTCTATGCCCAGCAAGATTTTTGGGCAGGtcctcctggaaactatgcTGAGGTAATTGATGACAGCCAACAAGTCTTCACCCatggcaaatcatgcctgacatATTTGGTCGCTATTTACAATGGGGTCATAGCATTGgtggacaagggaaaagcaaCTGACATCATGTACCTGGACTTGTGCGAAGTGTTTGATGCTTTCCTGCACAACATTCTTGTCTCTAAGTTGAAAAGATATGGATTGAATGGATGGGCCTCTCAATGGATAaagaattggc is a genomic window of Apus apus isolate bApuApu2 chromosome Z, bApuApu2.pri.cur, whole genome shotgun sequence containing:
- the CDC42SE2 gene encoding CDC42 small effector protein 2 isoform X1 encodes the protein MSEFWLCFNCCIAEQPQPKRRRRIDRSMIGEPTNFVHTAHVGSGDLFSGMNSTIPLLALSFALHHIHFISREQVSSIQNQMQSKGGYGGGMSANVQMQLVDTKAG
- the CDC42SE2 gene encoding CDC42 small effector protein 2 isoform X2, with product MQTKRRRRIDRSMIGEPTNFVHTAHVGSGDLFSGMNSTIPLLALSFALHHIHFISREQVSSIQNQMQSKGGYGGGMSANVQMQLVDTKAG